One genomic region from Mytilus trossulus isolate FHL-02 chromosome 9, PNRI_Mtr1.1.1.hap1, whole genome shotgun sequence encodes:
- the LOC134684815 gene encoding uncharacterized protein LOC134684815 — translation MKVNQTLKQENEEETRTFDEILQSTTTEIRRLKRKNENFHHEVEQVKEHQKKQKEKLAFVKQSHTSLKDNVDKIKKDVASLSVFAIDSHQLQIDRWKKDNKRFKEIKVVNDIVAGIKKDLNCITITGIPGIGKTATLHHIALLISKENNYTIVPCLNPNDIMQYYKKDSFQVFVLDDICGRFSLNVSKVDTLLEGEECIKDIMKEGKSKVMSTCRLQILQEIELKQLDFIIGKQFDMSKEYQLTVQEKIQIAHEYLANEVIACIEQNISTYSCFPLKCKLFEERQQDNPKQFFQNHFDVYAEELNKLEKLPDKSKYCAIFLSVVFDGCIDTTVLIQEASDDLVSHTDTRIKRILAKFRVDDVSKIVMKLESLLNVYLKKVDNKFLVIHDTMLDFLCTYFGQKNQKELIQFADIKVLQERTIFKSLSQLNLIETDDFTVVIAEENMVLYLNRLINEIKNGKIEAVFYNRQMQSKEFRKQMIQAMTKRDESFLRQLIVTKGHMLREMHGSIMHTPLSLASYLGYDDLVMFMLKLIDKQDEELFNAIQTTCFAGHANLLKFFIEKEGKMEFIDKESNYFKLLEIACKKGHTNIVETLLQEGCNVNATNSDGKTFLMFACYYEHPEIINVLISYGVDINKRDKDGESAIMIACNKESLLIVENLLKSGANVNLCDKSDTTPLMASCQIENVHLVELLLKAGADVNKKGRNASSIFGGFMNMFVDSLTDFENVKISDKDGWTALHIATMHGNKRIIEVLINYGAKVDLVNEFGLSPVMIASMSENIDIATLLINKNADINIQDKLGRTCLMTACDTQNFDMAKLFLSKKALKEKRDILARTALQIACTHGNVSLVQELVKAGACINTQDVVGHTCISISAINGNDKILQILIEGGGNIHKADQKGWTPLKKACHFGNDSVVTLLLKHGALVDQADNEGWTPLMSACKIGHVSIAENLIRNSAKVDHKSTDDYTPLMIASKTNQVKIMNMLIASGACVDHQDGKGVTALGLASLVGNTDAIKCLLSKGADVNKKDLKGFSPLKIASSSGHVNSVKILIKGGADVDIIDNQGWTPLKSASRHGHLAVATILIDNKANINMHDEEGWTPLKISSLRGHTTIVNLLLNKDANIEQADSAGWTPLMSACQGGHRDIVMKLIEKGANINHSSSDGHTPVIVACKNANTDILQILISNGANIQTADNKGLTPLRIACDQIQSSKVKLLIESGADVDRVDVNNISPLNAACEHGEYSIVKSLVDAKANINLADKEGCTPLLRACEFGQLKIVQFLVKIGSSVQHANDSGWTPLLVAVREKHDGIKNFLESQGAIFGKEDLLVACEKGHIHIVKLLIEKDFDINATGSAGLCPLMSALNNQHFDVADYLLQLKADVKPNDKSWSLLIEKLHIDGSTLLTKACATGYKQIVQLIMQHTKDIRRSDQNGWAPLTIACYGGHQAIMELLIENGLQPNEADGNKQTPFLVALDRNHVHIIEYLISIGLDVKILNDVDDTGCTPLMNTCRRNQLTMLDILISGGADVNKVGVSNKSALEIAGEEEHWQCVDLLLKKGTNFNGYERIFNDLKDKLEILQITCKNGLKDLLLVLLKEIDKDILLKNGDSLLTHACKHGQMDIVQLLCSEGANIDKQDDHFNTPLELACDGGYIKMIEYLIHRGARVDIPSNKGPTPLITACLTGQLLTVKALMGTGANKYKIEINESLISSACSGRQYEVIDFLIESGIDIKPVEHYFRDLIAQHCADGLDLLSISCKKGLKSFTNYLISNKQYANKVKNDSLKYIMFACDCGHESIVSLFISRGLDFNQVDEKGMTPLQLACKIGHANIVESIIRMKVDINKANLKGHTPLHIACIVGNEHVVSSLIAAKATINSKDKQGVTPIKLACAFGHKRIVEILVRNGADLSICDLEKWSPLMTSCQKGYTQIAEFLIQKGACVNSSTQDGTTALIIACNEGNTNIAEILINNGATVDLPSEKGWTPLKVACKHERASIVALLLKKGANVNICDKESWSPLMSVCQTDNLHILQLLLDHKIDVNKTTKDGQTPLRIACEAGQLNIARTLIENGADIMKSDKNKLTPLHVACAPSLDKMINELNEATSTLLTGSKPVAKKTPDMNLRVAEMLIKCGASTNQATTEGVTPLLLACMGGDLEIIGMLIDKGANVNTADKKGMTALSIASKESNGDAVKLLLDNGALPDTEDTDGDSPLHYALMQQQIPENQLLTQITSALFLKDNCLDIIEQLLEKGADINYSNKMGYTPMMVACMYGNLKGVKVLTENGADISKRDKIGRTVLFFACVNDNSNILQYLVEKGTKVNDVDKFGISPLKYLCDKIEELDNTFEHSLSKLLQPSITVNDPLNNEFEEELKNKILLLVENGADNANVNPFNKVGWTPLMFACKSGHRGIVKLLLEHGANPTWYSNDRWYPLKLAKNGNFKSIESLLNEYGAYMNEDDD, via the exons ATGAAAGTAAATCAAACTTTGAAACAGGAAAATGAAGAAGAAACACGAACATTTGATGAAATCCTTCAAAGTACAACCACTGAAATTCGaagattgaaaagaaaaaatgagAACTTTCATCATGAAGTGGAGCAAGTAAAAGAACATCAGAAAAAGCAGAAAGAAAAACTCGCTTTTGTAAAACAGTCACACACATCTCTGAAGGATAATGTTGATAAGATAAAGAAAGATGTTGCAAGTTTGAGTGTGTTTGCAA tagatTCCCATCAACTTCAGATTGACAGATGGAAGAAAGACAACAAGAGATTTAAGGAGATAAAGGTAGTTAACGATATTGTTGCAGGAATTAAAAAGGACTTAAACTGCATAACAATAACTGGAATTCCCGGCATTGGAAAGACGGCAACTTTGCATCATATTGCTCTTCTAATtagtaaagaaaacaattacacCATTGTACCGTGCTTAAATCCAAATGATATAATGCAATACTATAAAAAGGATTCATTTCAGGTTTTTGTCTTGGATGATATATGTGGAAGGTTCTCTTTAAATGTAAGCAAAGTTGATACGTTGTTAGAGGGTGAAGAATGCATAAAAGATATCATGAAAGAAGGGAAATCAAAAGTAATGTCTACCTGTCGATTACAGATTTTGCAGGAGATAGAACTCAAACAACTGGACTTCATCATTGGTAAACAATTTGACATGTCAAAAGAATACCAACTTACTGTACAGGAAAAAATTCAGATTGCTCATGAGTACTTAGCTAATGAAGTTATTGCATGTATTGaacaaaatataagtacatATTCATGTTTTCCATTGAAGTGCAAACTGTTTGAAGAAAGACAACAAGATAATCCAAAACAGTTTTTCCAGAATCACTTTGATGTGTATGCAGAGGAATTAAACAAGCTAGAAAAGCTACCTGATAAATCAAAGTATTGTGCAATTTTTTTGTCTGTAGTGTTTGATGGTTGTATCGACACTACAGTATTAATTCAAGAAGCTTCTGATGATTTAGTTTCTCATACAGACACTCGGATCAAACGGATCTTGGCAAAGTTTAGAGTTGATGATGTAAGTAAAATTGTGATGAAATTGGAATCACTGTTAAATGTTTACTTGAAAAAGGTGGACAACAAATTTCTTGTTATACATGACACAATGCTTGACTTTCTTTGTACCTACTTTGGACAAAAGAATCAAAAAGAACTTATTCAGTTTGCAGATATCAAAGTTTTACAAGAGCGCACAATCTTTAAATCTTTAAGCCAATTGAACTTAATTGAGACTGATGATTTTACAGTTGTCATAGCAGAAGAGAATATGGTTCTTTACTTAAATCGCCTtataaatgaaatcaaaaatggaaaaatagaGGCAGTGTTTTATAACAGGCAAATGCAATCTAAAGAGTTTAGAAAACAGATGATCCAGGCTATGACCAAAAGAGACGAATCTTTTCTTCGACAACTTATAGTTACAAAGGGCCATATGTTACGTGAAATGCATGGTAGCATAATGCATACCCCTCTGTCATTGGCATCCTACCTTGGATATGATGATCTTGTAATGTTTATGCTCAAACTTATTGACAAGCAAGATGAAGAATTATTCAATGCAATTCAAACAACATGTTTTGCTGGTCATGCAAATCTCcttaaattttttattgaaaaggaAGGTAAAATGGAATTCATAGACAAAGAATcgaattatttcaaattacttGAAATTGCTTGCAAAAAAGGTCATACAAATATAGTAGAGACGCTCTTGCAAGAAGGATGCAATGTAAATGCTACTAATTCTGATGGGAAgacttttttaatgtttgcatGTTACTATGAACACCCCGAGATCATCAATGTTCTAATTAGCTATGGAGTTGACATAAATAAACGTGATAAAGATGGAGAATCTGCTATTATGATAGCTTGCAACAAGGAAAGTCTCCTTATTGTAGAAAATCTTCTCAAGTCAGGTGCAAATGTAAATTTATGTGATAAGTCAGATACAACACCTCTAATGGCTTCTTGCCAGATAGAAAATGTTCACCTTGTAGAATTATTGTTAAAAGCAGGTGCAGATGTCAATAAGAAAGGGCGAAATGCTTCTTCTATTTTCGGAGGATTTATGAACATGTTTGTTGATTCTttgactgattttgaaaatgttaagaTATCTGACAAGGATGGCTGGACAGCACTTCATATAGCGACAATGCATGGAAACAAAAGAATAATTGAAGTTCTAATCAACTATGGTGCTAAAGTGGACTTGGTCAATGAATTCGGCTTAAGTCCTGTGATGATAGCTAGCATGTCGGAAAATATCGACATTGCAACATTATTGATTAACAAAAATGCTGATATTAACATACAAGATAAATTAGGTAGAACTTGTCTAATGACCGCTTGTGATACACAAAACTTTGACATGGCAAAATTGTTTTTAAGCAAAAAGGCATTAAAAGAGAAAAGGGATATTCTAGCGAGAACTGCGTTACAAATTGCATGTACTCATGGAAATGTTTCCTTAGTTCAAGAATTAGTAAAAGCAGGTGCATGCATAAACACTCAGGATGTTGTTGGTCACACCTGCATAAGCATATCAGCTATCAATggaaatgataaaattttacaaatacttATAGAAGGTGGAGGAAATATACATAAAGCTGACCAAAAAGGTTGGACACCATTGAAAAAGGCCTGCCATTTTGGAAACGATTCTGTAGTAACACTCTTACTGAAGCATGGTGCATTAGTTGATCAGGCTGATAATGAAGGCTGGACACCCCTAATGTCAGCATGCAAGATAGGTCATGTGAGTATTGCAGAAAATTTAATCAGAAATTCTGCTAAAGTTGACCATAAAAGTACCGATGACTATACACCTCTGATGATTGCAAGTAAGACAAATCAGGTTAAAATAATGAATATGCTTATTGCATCAGGTGCCTGCGTTGACCATCAAGATGGCAAAGGTGTTACAGCTCTTGGCCTTGCAAGTCTTGTAGGAAACACAGATGCAATAAAATGTCTTTTGTCGAAAGGAGCAGATGTAAATAAAAAGGATTTAAAAGGCTTCAGTCCTCTAAAAATAGCCAGCAGTTCTGGGCATGTAAATTcggtcaaaattttaataaagggGGGTGCTGATGTTGATATTATAGACAACCAAGGATGGACACCTTTGAAATCTGCCTCTAGACATGGTCATTTAGCAGTAGCAACCATCTTAATAGATAACAAAGCCAACATCAATATGCATGATGAAGAAGGATGGACACCTCTAAAAATTTCATCATTGAGAGGACATACAACTATTGTTAATCTTTTACTTAACAAAGATGCCAACATAGAACAAGCTGACAGTGCAGGATGGACGCCTTTGATGTCAGCTTGCCAAGGAGGGCACAGGGATATTGTTATGAAGCTTATTGAGAAAGGTGCAAATATCAATCATTCTTCTTCTGATGGGCACACTCCTGTTATTGTAGCTTGTAAAAATGCAAATACTGATATCTTGCAGATTCTCATTTCAAATGGAGCTAATATTCAGACAGCCGATAACAAAGGACTAACTCCGCTAAGAATTGCATGTGACCAAATTCAGTCGAGCAAGGTCAAATTGTTGATAGAGTCTGGTGCTGATGTTGATCGTGTAGATGTAAACAATATAAGCCCCCTAAATGCAGCATGTGAACATGGAGAGTACAGTATTGTTAAATCTCTTGTAGATGCTAAAGCAAACATCAATCTTGCTGATAAGGAGGGTTGTACCCCTCTCCTGAGGGCATGCGAATTTGGTCAGTTGAAAATTGTTCAGTTTTTAGTTAAGATTGGTTCTAGTGTACAACATGCTAATGATAGTGGGTGGACGCCTCTTTTAGTagcagtcagagaaaaacatgatgGAATAAAAAACTTTTTAGAGTCTCAGGGTGCAATTTTTGGAAAGGAGGATTTGCTTGTTGCTTGTGAAAAAGGACATATTcatattgtaaaattattgaTTGAAAAAGATTTTGACATAAATGCTACTGGGTCAGCGGGATTGTGTCCATTGATGTCAGCATTGAATAATCAGCATTTTGATGTTGCCGATTATCTGTTACAGTTAAAAGCAGACGTTAAACCAAATGACAAAAGTTGGAGTTTACTGATAGAAAAGCTTCATATCGATGGTTCAACGCTACTAACAAAGGCTTGTGCAACTGGATATAAGCAAATAGTTCAATTGATTATGCAACACACAAAAGATATTAGGCGATCAGATCAAAATGGATGGGCTCCCCTAACCATTGCTTGTTATGGTGGACATCAGGCTATTATGGAACTTTTGATAGAAAATGGACTCCAACCCAACGAAGCTGACGGCAATAAGCAGACACCATTTTTAGTTGCACTGGATAGAAATCATGTCCATATCATAGAGTATTTGATTTCAATAGGACTTGACGTGAAAATACTCAACGACGTTGATGACACAGGATGTACACCACTAATGAATACATGCCGCAGGAATCAACTTACAATGCTAGACATTTTGATATCAGGAGGCGCTGATGTTAATAAAGTTGGAGTAAGCAATAAATCTGCTTTAGAAATAGCAGGTGAGGAGGAACACTGGCAATGTGTAgatttgcttttgaagaaaggGACAAACTTCAATGGCTATGAAAGAATCTTCAATGACTTAAAAGACAAGTTAGAGATTTTGCAGATAACGTGCAAAAATGGTTTGAAAGACTTACTTCTTGTTCTCTTAAAAGAAATTGACAAAGatattttactgaaaaatgGAGATTCCCTTCTGACGCATGCATGTAAACATGGACAGATGGATATTGTACAGTTGCTCTGTAGTGAAGGTGCAAATATAGACAAGCAAGATGATCACTTTAACACACCACTTGAATTAGCCTGTGATGGTGGATATATCAAAATGATTGAATATTTGATTCATAGAGGTGCCCGTGTTGATATCCCAAGTAACAAGGGACCTACTCCATTGATAACTGCTTGCTTAACTGGACAACTTTTAACTGTGAAAGCATTGATGGGTACAGGTGCCAACAAATacaagatagagataaatgagTCATTAATTAGTTCTGCTTGTTCAGGAAGACAGTATGAAGTGATAGATTTTCTTATTGAATCAGGTATAGATATCAAACCCGTCGAACATTACTTTAGAGACTTGATTGCTCAGCATTGTGCAGACGGTTTAGATCTATTGTCTATATCATGTAAAAAGGGACTCAAATCTTTCACAAACTAtctgatttcaaataaacaatatgCGAATAAAGTAAAGAATGatagtttaaaatatataatgtttgcATGTGACTGTGGTCATGAATCGATTGTCTCTTTGTTTATTTCAAGAGGTTTAGATTTTAACCAAGTAGACGAAAAGGGAATGACCCCTTTGCAACTAGCTTGTAAAATTGGACATGCAAACATTGTTGAGAGTATTATTCGGATGAAAGTAGACATAAATAAAGCTAATTTAAAGGGTCATACTCCTCTCCATATTGCATGCATCGTTGGAAACGAACATGTTGTATCATCCCTTATAGCAGCAAAGGCAACAATAAACTCAAAAGACAAACAGGGTGTTACTCCAATTAAGTTGGCATGTGCATTTGGACATAAACGAATTGTTGAAATACTTGTAAGAAATGGGGCAGATTTAAGTATTTGTGATCTTGAAAAATGGTCGCCATTGATGACTTCCTGTCAAAAAGGATACACACAAATTGCCGAATTCCTTATTCAAAAAGGGGCCTGTGTAAACAGTTCAACACAAGATGGCACGACAGCTTTAATAATAGCATGCAACGAAGGTAACACCAACATAGCTGAGATTTTAATCAACAATGGAGCAACTGTAGATTTACCATCTGAGAAAGGATGGACACCCCTTAAAGTGGCATGTAAGCATGAACGTGCGTCTATTGTAGCTTTACTCTTGAAAAAAGGAGCAAATGTTAACATATGTGACAAGGAATCTTGGTCACCGTTAATGTCAGTTTGCCAAACTGATAACTTGCATATTTTACAACTTCTTTTAGACCACAAAAttgatgtaaataaaacaaccaaAGATGGCCAAACACCTCTTAGAATAGCTTGTGAAGCCGGACAGCTAAACATTGCAAGGACTTTAATTGAAAATGGGGCAGATATCATGAAATccgataaaaacaaattaacccCGTTACATGTAGCATGTGCTCCAAGTCTCGACAAGATGATTAACGAACTTAATGAAGCAACTTCAACTCTTCTAACAGGTTCAAAACCTGTCGCCAAAAAAACACCGGATATGAATCTTCGTGTCGCGGAAATGCTTATTAAATGTGGGGCAAGTACTAATCAGGCAACAACAGAAGGGGTAACGCCATTACTACTTGCCTGTATGGGTGGCGATTTGGAAATCATAGGCATGCTTATAGATAAAGGAGCAAATGTAAATACAGCAGATAAGAAAGGAATGACAGCCTTGAGTATCGCTTCCAAAGAATCAAATGGTGATGCTGTGAAATTATTGCTTGACAATGGAGCTTTGCCAGATACAGAAGACACTGATGGAGACTCGCCACTTCATTATGCTTTAATGCAACAACAAATACCGGAGAATCAGCTACTAACGCAGATAACATCTGCCCTGTTCCTCAAGGACAACTGCTTGGACATAATTGAACAGTTACTTGAGAAGGGAGCTGACATAAATTATTCCAATAAAATGGGATATACTCCAATGATGGTAGCATGTATGTATGGCAATTTAAAAGGAGTTAAAGTATTGACTGAAAATGGGGCTGACATTTCCAAAAGGGATAAAATTGGAAGGACTGTACTATTTTTTGCCTGTGTAAAcgataattcaaatattttgcagTACTTGGTTGAAAAGGGCACAAAAGTCAACGATGTTGATAAATTCGGAATTTCACCCCTGAAATATTTGTGTGATAAAATCGAAGAACTTGATAATACATTTGAGCACTCACTTTCCAAATTGCTTCAACCAAGCATAACAGTAAATGATCCGTTGAACAATGAGTTTGAAGAAgaactaaaaaacaaaatattgctcCTAGTTGAAAATGGGGCTGAT AATGCAAATGTAAATCCTTTCAACAAAGTTGGATGGACTCCATTAATGTTTGCATGCAAGTCAGGTCATCGAGGTATTGTTAAACTTCTACTTGAGCATGGAGCTAATCCAACTTGGTATAGTAATGATAGATGGTATCCTCTTAAATTGgctaaaaatggaaattttaaaagcatAGAAAGTTTACTAAATGAATATGGAGCCTATATGAACGAGGACGATGACTGA